The following are encoded in a window of Scophthalmus maximus strain ysfricsl-2021 chromosome 6, ASM2237912v1, whole genome shotgun sequence genomic DNA:
- the LOC118309779 gene encoding calmodulin-binding transcription activator 1-like isoform X7, translating to MILYNRKKVKYRKDGYCWKKRKDGKTTREDHMKLKVQGVECLYGCYVHSSIIPTFHRRCYWLLQNPDIVLVHYLNVPAVDDSGKPCGPVLCSINTDRKEWAKWSKEELIGQLKPMCAGSSLHQKCSSVKQRIISSKQESGAAAGGGPAVGTGVAAGQRAEEADGTEVQNSDVSEGQTEPSPGGGRSRVGGGERRNGRITKPSLLPQSSMEVSSSTSNNQVEVPDTTQSSPLSITSDIADSPALSIGAGLPQSTAVFMSEVTTLTGDSVYSAGHTHLLASTHDNTTAGILLAVAPENQRFASFPGGVGLGEGGELVLSSSLDSGGAVSLPETTMTFDPDCFLNNPKQGQTYGGGGGKNEGCNGDDGGLHCSANGFLYNPALVNNIKTETITLEQPLATQSSYVGEGTGLSPSTTLEQMDFSAVMSSACVPSLSQTTHHPSPSLFLQASPQTSQPSQLQTNGAEGAQESGEAQAYIGLPTVPTDSPVTNGEPHAHLHQASLEQQALCGRNGQGGAVGSFPLTTQDTNVDQSGGRGHREVGGLDKATANGVGLQLKPGDPHEAYASVDTEHYLQPTDDNGGGEEGGGGGGGGGNEILCNGISLPGASSSVVASPQSIAAGTGIEGALYSSPLPQQGGGVSATTAGAGSAISLEGFEASFGSQFSDLINDFISVEGSGGGVGAAVTGVLIPQEGAAGEEQGTGAGHLQGSEVEQGALGLLQETGRLFGVTDYSPEWSYPEGGVKVLITGPWLESSSEYSCLFDHISVPAALIQPGVLRCYCPAHDTGLVMLQVAMGGEVISSSVVFEYKARDLPALPSSQHDWLSLDDTQFRMSILERLEQMEQRMAEITNQNPSSETMATKGGGVEGGGATDQQSQISPDQGSFEGRVVVVCEKMMSQSCWASSNQLIHNKNSRGMTLLHLAAAQGYAGLIQTLIRWRTKHADSIDLELEVDPLNVDHFSCTPLMWACALGHTEAALVLYQWDPRALSIPDSLGRLPLNIARSRGHTRLAELLEQLQQTPQAQGQTADTWMDRWRGESRTSGISDSPTLNPNSDLLLFPTLIVPAELRRARTESQPDNQNQSWSQTGHRAPQGAHGDQGGPPPAKRLKPSPDTQQQLASSTPSTNNLISPPSNSPSPDSRCSLLPNTLTIQTQPSNLSCQNTPPASSSPSRPQLPNTPFSHLQARIGGSGGGTRWSLRQTLGQCSLARRILGKERLAIHLRQRVLSDRGEETELLTYQDNTEDLQMDITMLADHIMEASNDRLKQEAVVTETDCGKAGIGRDVRLLSDYLSEVERFLNPKAQTPSPKPNSLSGPEDHQSPQAKQAPSSPFDWSPFLCAAMKEERLKTDSSGLAMTEAEQRELYETIRHALHSLRKHKGPIQEQRKEIAAVIQRCYKRYKQYALYKRMTLAAIQIQSRFRSFHEQRKFQQSRRAAVLIQQYYRSYRHSLSSLLTKKQNQAARKILRFLLRCRHRAREQRKARGPESPPPGPTHSPLSL from the exons ATGATTCTCTATAACCGAAAGAAGGTGAAGTACAGGAAAGATGGCTACTgctggaagaaaaggaaagatggGAAGACCACCCGAGAGGATCATATGAAGCTCAAAGTGCAGGGAGTAGAG TGTCTGTATGGCTGCTACGTCCACTCCTCCATCATCCCCACCTTCCATCGTAGATGCTATTGGCTGCTGCAG AACCCAGACATTGTGCTGGTGCACTACCTGAATGTACCGGCAGTTGATGATAGCGGGAAGCCATGTGGTCCTGTCCTCTGCTCCATCaacacagacaggaaggagTGGGCCAAGTGGAGCAAGGAGGAGCTCATTGGGCAACTCAAACCTATGT GTGCTGGAAGCAGCCTGCATCAGAAATGTTCCAGTGTCAAGCAGCGCATCATCTCGTCCAAGCAGGAATCgggggcagcagcagggggTGGACCTGCAGTGGGTACGGGCGTAGCGGCAGGCCAGAGAGCGGAGGAAGCAGATGGCACAGAGGTCCAGAACAGCGATGTGTCAGAAGGCCAGACAGAGCCCAGTCCAGGAGGGGGCAGGAGCAGAGTgggcggaggagagaggaggaatggcAGGATAACCAAACCCTCCTTACTCCCGCAGAGCAGCATGGAGGTGTCCTCCTCCACTTCAAACAACCAGGTGGAGGTCCCTGACACCACCCAGAGCTCCCCGTTGTCCATCACTAGTGACATAGCTGACAGTCCTGCTCTCTCCATTGGGGCTGGCCTGCCACAGAGCACAGCTGTGTTCATGTCTGAGGTCACCACTCTGACTGGAGATTCGGTTTACTCTGCTGGCCACACCCACCTGCTGGCCTCCACCCATGATAATACCACTGCTGGCATCCTATTGGCAGTCGCCCCCGAAAACCAGAGGTTTGCATCGTTTCCTGGTGGGGTGGGCttaggggagggaggagagttGGTCCTGTCCAGCTCTCTCGACTCTGGTGGAGCAGTCAGCCTTCCTGAAACcaccatgacctttgaccccgatTGCTTCCTCAACAATCCCAAGCAGGGCCAGACGTATGGTGGAGGCGGAGGGAAGAATGAGGGGTGTAATGGTGATGATGGGGGACTCCACTGTTCCGCTAATGGCTTCCTCTACAACCCAGCCCTCGTCAACAACATCAAGACGGAAACAATAACCCTGGAGCAGCCGCTGGCCACTCAGAGCAGCTATGTGGGAGAGGGAACAGGCCTCAGCCCCAGCACCACCCTGGAGCAAATGGACTTCAGTGCTGTTATGTCATCCGCCTGCGTCCCAAGTCTGAGCCAGACTACACACCACCCTTCCCCGAGCCTCTTCCTCCAGGCCTCCCCACAGACAAGCCAGCCCTCCCAGCTGCAGACAAATGGTGCTGAGGGAGCCCAGGAATCAGGTGAGGCCCAAGCTTACATAGGTCTGCCCACGGTGCCAACAGACTCTCCGGTTACCAATGGAGAGCCGCATGCACACCTCCACCAAGCCAGCCTAGAGCAGCAGGCCCTGTGTGGAAGGAACGGTCAAGGAGGAGCAGTGGGCTCTTTTCCCCTGACAACACAGGACACTAACGTCGACCAGTCAGGCGGCAGGGGACATCGAGAGGTGGGGGGCTTGGACAAAGCCACTGCGAATGGAGTAGGGTTACAACTCAAGCCTGGGGATCCTCACGAGGCCTATGCAAGTGTGGACACGGAGCACTACCTGCAACCCACAGATGacaatggaggaggagaggagggtggaggagggggagggggagggggaaatgAGATTCTCTGTAATGGCATAAGCTTGCCAGGGGCCAGCAGTTCAGTGGTGGCCAGTCCCCAGTCGATAGCCGCTGGTACAGGCATCGAGGGTGCGCTCTAcagttctcctcttcctcagcaaGGTGGGGGTGTGTCAGCTACAACCGCCGGGGCAGGATCAGCCATCAGTCTGGAAGGTTTCGAGGCTTCATTTGGAAGCCAGTTCTCTGATCTCATCAATGATTTCATCTCAGTTGAGGGGTctgggggtggggtgggagCCGCCGTCACTGGGGTTCTGATACCCCAGGAGGGGGCAGCGGGAGAGGAGCAGGGCACAGGAGCAGGCCACCTGCAGGGCTCGGAGGTGGAGCAGGGAGCTCTGGGACTGCTCCAGGAGACTGGGAGGCTGTTTGGCGTGACAGACTACTCCCCAGAGTGGTCGTATCCAGAG GGCGGAGTGAAGGTGCTGATCACAGGTCCGTGGTTGGAGTCGAGCAGTGAGTACAGCTGTCTCTTTGACCACATCAGTGTCCCTGCTGCCCTCATCCAGCCCGGGGTGCTGCGCTGCTACTGCCCAG CCCATGACACTGGACTGGTGATGCTGCAAGTAGCGATGGGCGGTGAAGTCATCTCTTCCTCCGTGGTGTTCGAATACAAGGCGCGTGACCTTCCAGCCCTGCCATCTTCTCAGCATGACTGGCTGTCCCTGGATG ATACCCAGTTCAGGATGTCCATCTTGGAGCGTCTGGAGCAGATGGAACAGAGAATGGCTGAGATAACCAATCAGAACCCCAGCTCagaaaccatggcaaccaaggGCGGAGGAGTGGAAGGGGGAGGAGCCACTGATCAGCAGTCTCAA ATTTCTCCAGATCAGGGTTCATTCGAGGGTCGTGTGGTAGTGGTTTGTGAGAAGATGATGTCCCAGTCGTGCTGGGCCTCTTCTAATCAGCTCATACACAACAAGAACTCCAGAGGAATGACCTTACTGCATTTGGCTGCAGCTCAGGGCTATGCAGGGCTCATTCAGACACTCATCCGCTGGCG CACAAAGCATGCCGACAGTATTGACCTCGAGCTGGAGGTGGATCCACTTAATGTTGACCACTTCTCCTGCACTCCACTG ATGTGGGCTTGTGCTCTGGGCCACACTGAGGCAGCACTGGTGCTTTACCAGTGGGATCCGAGGGCTCTGTCTATCCCTGATTCATTGGGACGCTTGCCTCTCAATATTGCTCGATCTAGGGGCCACACTCGATTGGCTGAGCTCTTAGAGCAGCTGCAACAGACCCCTCAAGCTCAGGGCCAGACAGCGGACActtggatggacagatggagaggagagtCACGGACAAGCGGAATAAGCGACAGTCCCACACTCAACCCTAACTCAG ACTTGCTCCTATTCCCCACGCTCATTGTTCCTGCAGAGCTGAGGAGAGCCAGGACCGAGAGCCAGCCAGACAACCAGAACCAGAGCTGGAGCCAAACAGGACACAGAGCCCCACAGGGAGCCCACGGAGATCAGGGAGGTCCACCCCCAGCCAAGAGACTCAAACCCAGCCCAGACACCCAGCAACAGTTAGCTAGCTCAACTCCCAGCACCAACAACCTCATCTCCCCCCCCAGCAACTCCCCAAGTCCTGACTCCCGGTGTTCTCTCCTCCCAAACACCCTCACCATACAAACTCAACCCTCCAACCTCAGCTGTCAGAACACACCTCCTGCCAGCTCCAGCCCTAGCCGGCCTCAGCTCCCAAACACCCCATTCTCCCACCTGCAGGCCAGGATAGGGGGGTCTGGAGGTGGCACCAGGTGGAGTCTGAGACAGACTCTGGGGCAATGTAGCCTAGCCAGGAGGATTTTAGGAAAAGAACGACTGGCCATTCACCTGCGCCAAAGAGTGCTGTCtgacaggggagaggagacagagctGCTGACCTATCAGGATAACACTGAGGACTTGCAG atggaCATTACAATGCTAGCGGATCACATCATGGAGGCTTCGAATGATAGACTTAAACAGGAGGCCGTGGTGACTGAAACAGACTGTGGGAAGGCAGGGATCGGTAGAGATGTCAGGTTACTGTCTGATTACCTCAGTGAGGTGGAGAG GTTTCTGAACCCCAAGGCCCAGACTCCTAGCCCCAAACCAAACTCTCTCTCAGGGCCCGAGGATCACCAGAGTCCTCAGGCTAAGCAAGCCCCATCCTCCCCCTTCGACTGGAGCCCCTTCCTCTGTGCAGCTATGAAGGAGGAGAGGTTGAAAACTGACTCCTCCGGTCTAGCCATGActgaagcagagcagagagagctgTATGAGACCATCAGGCATGCCCTGCACTCCCTCAGAAAACACAAG GGTCCCATTCAGGAACAACGCAAAGAGATTGCAGCAGTGATTCAACGCTGCTATAAGAGATACAAGCAG tatGCACTTTATAAGAGGATGACCCTGGCAGCCATCCAGATCCAGAGTCGTTTTCGGAGTTTCCATGAGCAGAGGAAGTTCCAACAGAGTCGTAGGGCAGCGGTCCTCATCCAGCAATATTACCGCTCCTACAGACACTCgctcag CAGCCTCCTAACTAAAAAACAGAACCAGGCTGCTCGCAAGATCCTGAGGTTCCTGCTCCGCTGCCGCCACAG ggccagagagcagagaaaggCCAGGGGTCCTGAGAGCCCACCGCCAGGCCCCACACACAGTCCCCTCAGCCTGTGA
- the LOC118309779 gene encoding calmodulin-binding transcription activator 1-like isoform X8 gives MDVSTGLDSFVIKCLYGCYVHSSIIPTFHRRCYWLLQNPDIVLVHYLNVPAVDDSGKPCGPVLCSINTDRKEWAKWSKEELIGQLKPMCAGSSLHQKCSSVKQRIISSKQESGAAAGGGPAVGTGVAAGQRAEEADGTEVQNSDVSEGQTEPSPGGGRSRVGGGERRNGRITKPSLLPQSSMEVSSSTSNNQVEVPDTTQSSPLSITSDIADSPALSIGAGLPQSTAVFMSEVTTLTGDSVYSAGHTHLLASTHDNTTAGILLAVAPENQRFASFPGGVGLGEGGELVLSSSLDSGGAVSLPETTMTFDPDCFLNNPKQGQTYGGGGGKNEGCNGDDGGLHCSANGFLYNPALVNNIKTETITLEQPLATQSSYVGEGTGLSPSTTLEQMDFSAVMSSACVPSLSQTTHHPSPSLFLQASPQTSQPSQLQTNGAEGAQESGEAQAYIGLPTVPTDSPVTNGEPHAHLHQASLEQQALCGRNGQGGAVGSFPLTTQDTNVDQSGGRGHREVGGLDKATANGVGLQLKPGDPHEAYASVDTEHYLQPTDDNGGGEEGGGGGGGGGNEILCNGISLPGASSSVVASPQSIAAGTGIEGALYSSPLPQQGGGVSATTAGAGSAISLEGFEASFGSQFSDLINDFISVEGSGGGVGAAVTGVLIPQEGAAGEEQGTGAGHLQGSEVEQGALGLLQETGRLFGVTDYSPEWSYPEGGVKVLITGPWLESSSEYSCLFDHISVPAALIQPGVLRCYCPAHDTGLVMLQVAMGGEVISSSVVFEYKARDLPALPSSQHDWLSLDDTQFRMSILERLEQMEQRMAEITNQNPSSETMATKGGGVEGGGATDQQSQISPDQGSFEGRVVVVCEKMMSQSCWASSNQLIHNKNSRGMTLLHLAAAQGYAGLIQTLIRWRTKHADSIDLELEVDPLNVDHFSCTPLMWACALGHTEAALVLYQWDPRALSIPDSLGRLPLNIARSRGHTRLAELLEQLQQTPQAQGQTADTWMDRWRGESRTSGISDSPTLNPNSDLLLFPTLIVPAELRRARTESQPDNQNQSWSQTGHRAPQGAHGDQGGPPPAKRLKPSPDTQQQLASSTPSTNNLISPPSNSPSPDSRCSLLPNTLTIQTQPSNLSCQNTPPASSSPSRPQLPNTPFSHLQARIGGSGGGTRWSLRQTLGQCSLARRILGKERLAIHLRQRVLSDRGEETELLTYQDNTEDLQMDITMLADHIMEASNDRLKQEAVVTETDCGKAGIGRDVRLLSDYLSEVERFLNPKAQTPSPKPNSLSGPEDHQSPQAKQAPSSPFDWSPFLCAAMKEERLKTDSSGLAMTEAEQRELYETIRHALHSLRKHKGPIQEQRKEIAAVIQRCYKRYKQYALYKRMTLAAIQIQSRFRSFHEQRKFQQSRRAAVLIQQYYRSYRHSLSSLLTKKQNQAARKILRFLLRCRHRAREQRKARGPESPPPGPTHSPLSL, from the exons ATGGATGTTTCCACGGGGCTTGATAGTTTTGTGATAAAG TGTCTGTATGGCTGCTACGTCCACTCCTCCATCATCCCCACCTTCCATCGTAGATGCTATTGGCTGCTGCAG AACCCAGACATTGTGCTGGTGCACTACCTGAATGTACCGGCAGTTGATGATAGCGGGAAGCCATGTGGTCCTGTCCTCTGCTCCATCaacacagacaggaaggagTGGGCCAAGTGGAGCAAGGAGGAGCTCATTGGGCAACTCAAACCTATGT GTGCTGGAAGCAGCCTGCATCAGAAATGTTCCAGTGTCAAGCAGCGCATCATCTCGTCCAAGCAGGAATCgggggcagcagcagggggTGGACCTGCAGTGGGTACGGGCGTAGCGGCAGGCCAGAGAGCGGAGGAAGCAGATGGCACAGAGGTCCAGAACAGCGATGTGTCAGAAGGCCAGACAGAGCCCAGTCCAGGAGGGGGCAGGAGCAGAGTgggcggaggagagaggaggaatggcAGGATAACCAAACCCTCCTTACTCCCGCAGAGCAGCATGGAGGTGTCCTCCTCCACTTCAAACAACCAGGTGGAGGTCCCTGACACCACCCAGAGCTCCCCGTTGTCCATCACTAGTGACATAGCTGACAGTCCTGCTCTCTCCATTGGGGCTGGCCTGCCACAGAGCACAGCTGTGTTCATGTCTGAGGTCACCACTCTGACTGGAGATTCGGTTTACTCTGCTGGCCACACCCACCTGCTGGCCTCCACCCATGATAATACCACTGCTGGCATCCTATTGGCAGTCGCCCCCGAAAACCAGAGGTTTGCATCGTTTCCTGGTGGGGTGGGCttaggggagggaggagagttGGTCCTGTCCAGCTCTCTCGACTCTGGTGGAGCAGTCAGCCTTCCTGAAACcaccatgacctttgaccccgatTGCTTCCTCAACAATCCCAAGCAGGGCCAGACGTATGGTGGAGGCGGAGGGAAGAATGAGGGGTGTAATGGTGATGATGGGGGACTCCACTGTTCCGCTAATGGCTTCCTCTACAACCCAGCCCTCGTCAACAACATCAAGACGGAAACAATAACCCTGGAGCAGCCGCTGGCCACTCAGAGCAGCTATGTGGGAGAGGGAACAGGCCTCAGCCCCAGCACCACCCTGGAGCAAATGGACTTCAGTGCTGTTATGTCATCCGCCTGCGTCCCAAGTCTGAGCCAGACTACACACCACCCTTCCCCGAGCCTCTTCCTCCAGGCCTCCCCACAGACAAGCCAGCCCTCCCAGCTGCAGACAAATGGTGCTGAGGGAGCCCAGGAATCAGGTGAGGCCCAAGCTTACATAGGTCTGCCCACGGTGCCAACAGACTCTCCGGTTACCAATGGAGAGCCGCATGCACACCTCCACCAAGCCAGCCTAGAGCAGCAGGCCCTGTGTGGAAGGAACGGTCAAGGAGGAGCAGTGGGCTCTTTTCCCCTGACAACACAGGACACTAACGTCGACCAGTCAGGCGGCAGGGGACATCGAGAGGTGGGGGGCTTGGACAAAGCCACTGCGAATGGAGTAGGGTTACAACTCAAGCCTGGGGATCCTCACGAGGCCTATGCAAGTGTGGACACGGAGCACTACCTGCAACCCACAGATGacaatggaggaggagaggagggtggaggagggggagggggagggggaaatgAGATTCTCTGTAATGGCATAAGCTTGCCAGGGGCCAGCAGTTCAGTGGTGGCCAGTCCCCAGTCGATAGCCGCTGGTACAGGCATCGAGGGTGCGCTCTAcagttctcctcttcctcagcaaGGTGGGGGTGTGTCAGCTACAACCGCCGGGGCAGGATCAGCCATCAGTCTGGAAGGTTTCGAGGCTTCATTTGGAAGCCAGTTCTCTGATCTCATCAATGATTTCATCTCAGTTGAGGGGTctgggggtggggtgggagCCGCCGTCACTGGGGTTCTGATACCCCAGGAGGGGGCAGCGGGAGAGGAGCAGGGCACAGGAGCAGGCCACCTGCAGGGCTCGGAGGTGGAGCAGGGAGCTCTGGGACTGCTCCAGGAGACTGGGAGGCTGTTTGGCGTGACAGACTACTCCCCAGAGTGGTCGTATCCAGAG GGCGGAGTGAAGGTGCTGATCACAGGTCCGTGGTTGGAGTCGAGCAGTGAGTACAGCTGTCTCTTTGACCACATCAGTGTCCCTGCTGCCCTCATCCAGCCCGGGGTGCTGCGCTGCTACTGCCCAG CCCATGACACTGGACTGGTGATGCTGCAAGTAGCGATGGGCGGTGAAGTCATCTCTTCCTCCGTGGTGTTCGAATACAAGGCGCGTGACCTTCCAGCCCTGCCATCTTCTCAGCATGACTGGCTGTCCCTGGATG ATACCCAGTTCAGGATGTCCATCTTGGAGCGTCTGGAGCAGATGGAACAGAGAATGGCTGAGATAACCAATCAGAACCCCAGCTCagaaaccatggcaaccaaggGCGGAGGAGTGGAAGGGGGAGGAGCCACTGATCAGCAGTCTCAA ATTTCTCCAGATCAGGGTTCATTCGAGGGTCGTGTGGTAGTGGTTTGTGAGAAGATGATGTCCCAGTCGTGCTGGGCCTCTTCTAATCAGCTCATACACAACAAGAACTCCAGAGGAATGACCTTACTGCATTTGGCTGCAGCTCAGGGCTATGCAGGGCTCATTCAGACACTCATCCGCTGGCG CACAAAGCATGCCGACAGTATTGACCTCGAGCTGGAGGTGGATCCACTTAATGTTGACCACTTCTCCTGCACTCCACTG ATGTGGGCTTGTGCTCTGGGCCACACTGAGGCAGCACTGGTGCTTTACCAGTGGGATCCGAGGGCTCTGTCTATCCCTGATTCATTGGGACGCTTGCCTCTCAATATTGCTCGATCTAGGGGCCACACTCGATTGGCTGAGCTCTTAGAGCAGCTGCAACAGACCCCTCAAGCTCAGGGCCAGACAGCGGACActtggatggacagatggagaggagagtCACGGACAAGCGGAATAAGCGACAGTCCCACACTCAACCCTAACTCAG ACTTGCTCCTATTCCCCACGCTCATTGTTCCTGCAGAGCTGAGGAGAGCCAGGACCGAGAGCCAGCCAGACAACCAGAACCAGAGCTGGAGCCAAACAGGACACAGAGCCCCACAGGGAGCCCACGGAGATCAGGGAGGTCCACCCCCAGCCAAGAGACTCAAACCCAGCCCAGACACCCAGCAACAGTTAGCTAGCTCAACTCCCAGCACCAACAACCTCATCTCCCCCCCCAGCAACTCCCCAAGTCCTGACTCCCGGTGTTCTCTCCTCCCAAACACCCTCACCATACAAACTCAACCCTCCAACCTCAGCTGTCAGAACACACCTCCTGCCAGCTCCAGCCCTAGCCGGCCTCAGCTCCCAAACACCCCATTCTCCCACCTGCAGGCCAGGATAGGGGGGTCTGGAGGTGGCACCAGGTGGAGTCTGAGACAGACTCTGGGGCAATGTAGCCTAGCCAGGAGGATTTTAGGAAAAGAACGACTGGCCATTCACCTGCGCCAAAGAGTGCTGTCtgacaggggagaggagacagagctGCTGACCTATCAGGATAACACTGAGGACTTGCAG atggaCATTACAATGCTAGCGGATCACATCATGGAGGCTTCGAATGATAGACTTAAACAGGAGGCCGTGGTGACTGAAACAGACTGTGGGAAGGCAGGGATCGGTAGAGATGTCAGGTTACTGTCTGATTACCTCAGTGAGGTGGAGAG GTTTCTGAACCCCAAGGCCCAGACTCCTAGCCCCAAACCAAACTCTCTCTCAGGGCCCGAGGATCACCAGAGTCCTCAGGCTAAGCAAGCCCCATCCTCCCCCTTCGACTGGAGCCCCTTCCTCTGTGCAGCTATGAAGGAGGAGAGGTTGAAAACTGACTCCTCCGGTCTAGCCATGActgaagcagagcagagagagctgTATGAGACCATCAGGCATGCCCTGCACTCCCTCAGAAAACACAAG GGTCCCATTCAGGAACAACGCAAAGAGATTGCAGCAGTGATTCAACGCTGCTATAAGAGATACAAGCAG tatGCACTTTATAAGAGGATGACCCTGGCAGCCATCCAGATCCAGAGTCGTTTTCGGAGTTTCCATGAGCAGAGGAAGTTCCAACAGAGTCGTAGGGCAGCGGTCCTCATCCAGCAATATTACCGCTCCTACAGACACTCgctcag CAGCCTCCTAACTAAAAAACAGAACCAGGCTGCTCGCAAGATCCTGAGGTTCCTGCTCCGCTGCCGCCACAG ggccagagagcagagaaaggCCAGGGGTCCTGAGAGCCCACCGCCAGGCCCCACACACAGTCCCCTCAGCCTGTGA